Proteins co-encoded in one Salvia splendens isolate huo1 chromosome 4, SspV2, whole genome shotgun sequence genomic window:
- the LOC121799038 gene encoding acetylglutamate kinase, chloroplastic-like, with product MLAANMRPISPLPAVLEKTSSFALSWQNAAPLAKFKPSRISTSVRSSLHSIVAPEVDQDFTSAQTRVKILSEALPFIQKFRGKTIVVKYGGAAMKSEALQASVIADVVLLSCVGLRIVFVHGGGPEINQWLGKLNIEPNFLNGLRVTDASTMEIVSMVLVGKVNKQLVALINQAGGTAVGLSGIDGRLLTARPSPNASQLGFVGDIASVDPTIIRPLIDNNHLPVIASVAADATGQAYNINADTAAGELAAALGAEKLILLTDVAGILEDRNNPESLVREIDIKGVKKMIEEGTIAGGMIPKVNCCVRSLAQGVRTTSIIDGRLKHSLLLEILTDEGAGTMITG from the coding sequence ATGTTAGCTGCCAATATGCGCCCGATTAGTCCTTTACCAGCAGTTCTTGAAAAAACTAGTAGTTTTGCTCTTTCATGGCAAAATGCAGCGCCTTTGGCCAAATTCAAGCCCAGCCGTATAAGCACAAGCGTCAGATCGTCTTTACATTCGATTGTAGCTCCAGAAGTTGATCAAGACTTCACTTCTGCTCAAACCCGAGTGAAGATTTTATCCGAAGCATTGCCCTTTATCCAGAAATTCCGTGGCAAGACCATTGTTGTTAAGTATGGAGGAGCAGCGATGAAATCCGAGGCCCTGCAGGCTTCTGTGATTGCTGACGTTGTGCTTCTTTCCTGTGTCGGCCTCCGTATCGTATTCGTCCATGGAGGCGGGCCCGAGATCAACCAGTGGCTCGGAAAACTGAACATCGAGCCAAATTTCCTCAACGGGCTCCGTGTCACTGATGCATCGACCATGGAGATCGTGTCGATGGTGTTAGTTGGTAAAGTGAACAAGCAGCTCGTCGCGCTGATCAACCAAGCTGGCGGTACCGCAGTCGGGTTATCGGGAATCGATGGCCGACTCTTGACGGCTCGGCCCTCTCCAAATGCCTCGCAGCTCGGTTTCGTTGGCGACATTGCGAGTGTCGATCCCACGATAATCCGGCCGCTCATTGACAACAACCACCTCCCCGTGATCGCCTCGGTCGCTGCTGATGCAACCGGACAGGCCTACAACATCAACGCGGACACGGCGGCAGGTGAGCTGGCGGCGGCGCTGGGGGCGGAGAAGCTGATATTGCTGACGGACGTGGCCGGGATACTGGAAGACCGAAACAACCCGGAGAGTCTGGTGAGGGAGATCGACATCAAGGGAGTGAAGAAGATGATTGAAGAGGGGACGATAGCTGGTGGGATGATCCCGAAGGTCAACTGCTGCGTGAGGTCACTGGCGCAAGGTGTTCGGACAACTAGCATCATCGACGGGCGGCTGAAGCATTCGCTACTCCTTGAGATTTTGACTGATGAAGGCGCTGGGAcgatgatcactggataa
- the LOC121797729 gene encoding protein PHYTOCHROME-DEPENDENT LATE-FLOWERING-like, with protein MGISFKVSKTGRRFRPKPLPSNANVVRAEDDELIDSQIAASKQKTDAASLSARKLGEARENRGITKIGDNEVSFTLRLFPDGYSIGKPVENESANQTSINVPKLLHPYDRASEALFSAIESGRLPGDILDDIPCKYIDGTIICEVRDYRKCFAEGVNMASGESPPAINRVSLKMSLENIVKDIPAISENGWTYGDLMEVESRILKAIQPQLCLDPSPQLEKLSEDPVQNKLNLELRSMRRKRLRQISEANNHGKKASLDRVPESSRLGDAGTLMQQPAYENTNSQNNSNAMLQLRSNSFGSDGSLLPSPMASYQSKYTGGVSPRMMKDQRTGALLNASVGSPGGQDMMIPFADNIAASLHGKRENQDGQSSPLTNKKARLTHAGPEGNIQHFGSQMDSLHGSESHWKNTLIQQQSIGRVMQYANNGMQKFPQQAFEGSLNQEGGQMPFSVGQQGIRYNLKEEPVETDRLDKPDGRVAMGENELANIDSQQSRLPQRMPHQMMRSGFPQSPWNNLGQPLDNNSRKEDPFQKRKLVQSPHVSGSGLPQSPLSSRSGEFSSGSMGHQFGAVVTSGLVSSQKDKSAVTSVGVGGNPSFTSSANDSVQRHTHAQAAAKRRSNSLPKTPAMSGVGSPASVGNMSLPINASSPIVGSQTLGDQTTLERFSKIEMVAMRFQLNCKKGKVEEYPIRKPNAFSSQQLMSHFSSDSNNENLKDETCQMPLSKSLVGGSMNVCKTRILNFIQTERILQGNTFQVVQKSRTRMIMSEKPYDGAVAIHIGEIEDADYLAAEDYLPTLPNTHMADVLAAQYSLLMTREGYHMEDHVQPKPVRMNPNSGTQPNPSGISPTSAAPEMQQFSEGFSLQQSSDVAKPSNSGNSTSSQNLQGMRVLPPGGAQAIQMSQGLLPGVSVSSRPQQPEQLAPMQQQPQMPQQHPQFQRMLPTNSMQHLNNIAQNASMQLGPHTTNKSTALQFQMMQQQQQSQLLQPQQQQQLAMQRKMMPGLGNVGMGNIGNNMMGLGVNGLGNVMGIGGARGVSGSGISAPMGSMSTIGNMNQNPMNLTSAASLTNAIRSGTLNPQQQAFMKMKLGNQNRANLLGNPQSSIGGIPGARQMHPGSNLSMLGPAALNRANMNQMQRTAMGPPKVPGMNPYMNQQQQQQHQLQQQQQLHLQQQQQQQQLQMQQQQQQQQQQQQQMQQQLQQQLQQHPLPQPQQQETTSPLQAVVSPPPVGSPSSVGIPHQMTQQQQQQQQQQQQASPQQMSQRTPMSPQLSSGAIHPMGAGNPEACPASPQLSSQTMGSVGSIANSPMELQGVNKSNSINNV; from the exons ATGGGGATCTCGTTTAAGGTCTCCAAAACAGGTAGGCGATTTCGCCCCAAACCGCTGCCGTCAAATGCGAACGTTGTACGCGCCGAAGATGACGAATTGATCGATTCCCAAATCGCTGCATCGAAGCAGAAAACTGATGCCGCTTCGCTGTCTGCTCGGAAGCTG GGAGAGGCCAGGGAAAACAGGGGAATCACTAAAATTGGAG ATAATGAAGtttcattcactcttagacttTTTCCGGATGGATATTCAATCGGGAAACCTGTTGAG AATGAATCTGCCAACCAGACATCCATCAATGTACCGAAGTTATTGCATCCATATGATAGAGCATCAGAGGCTCTTTTTTCG GCAATTGAATCTGGTCGATTGCCGGGAGATATTCTTGATGACATACCTTGCAAATATATTGATGGGACAATTATCTGTGAG GTGCGAGATTATCGGAAGTGCTTTGCTGAAGGAGTTAACATGGCTTCTGGCGAAAGCCCACCTGCAATTAACAGAGTGTCTCTTAAAATGTCACTAGAAAATATAGTTAAGGATATTCCAGCTATTTCAGAGAATGGTTGGACATATGGTGATCTGATG GAAGTGGAGTCTAGAATTTTGAAAGCTATACAACCGCAACTTTGTCTTGATCCATCCCCACAGCTAGAAAAACTATCTGAAGATCCAGTTCAAAATAAG TTAAATTTAGAACTACGCAGCATGCGAAGGAAAAGATTGAGGCAGATTTCTGAAGCTAATAACCATGGAAAGAAGGCAAGTCTTGATAGAGTTCCAGAAAGTTCTAGGCTGGGAGATGCAGGAACTTTAATGCAGCAACCTGCCTATGAGAATACAAACAGTCAAAATAATTCGAATGCTATGCTTCAACTAAGGAGCAATAGCTTTGGGTCGGACGGCTCTCTTCTGCCTTCTCCTATGGCATCCTACCAGTCAAAATATACCGGAGGCGTAAGCCCAAGAATGATGAAGGATCAGCGGACAGGAGCACTTTTGAATGCCTCTGTAGGTTCTCCTGGTGGGCAGGACATGATGATCCCATTCGCTGATAACATTGCTGCTTCTCTTCACGGCAAGAGGGAGAATCAAGATGGACAATCATCTCCATTGACCAACAAGAAGGCTAGGCTTACACATGCAGGTCCTGAGGGAAATATACAGCATTTTGGTTCACAGATGGATTCATTACATGGGTCTGAATCTCACTGGAAGAACACATTAATACAGCAGCAGTCAATTGGAAGAGTCATGCAGTATGCTAACAATGGCATGCAAAAGTTCCCTCAGCAGGCATTTGAAGGGAGTCTAAATCAGGAAGGAGGGCAGATGCCATTCAGTGTTGGACAGCAAGGAATAAGATACAACCTGAAGGAAGAACCTGTTGAGACAGATAGATTGGATAAACCCGATGGTCGTGTGGCCATGGGAGAGAATGAATTAGCAAATATCGACTCCCAGCAGTCACGGTTGCCGCAAAGGATGCCACATCAGATGATGAGATCCGGCTTCCCTCAATCTCCTTGGAACAATCTTGGACAGCCTCTTGATAATAATTCTAGAAAGGAAGACCCTTTCCAGAAAAGAAAATTAGTTCAGAGTCCTCATGTTTCTGGCAGTGGCTTGCCTCAATCTCCTTTGTCGTCGAGATCTGGAGAATTTTCTAGTGGCTCTATGGGGCATCAATTTGGAGCTGTTGTAACTAGTGGGCTCGTATCATCACAAAAGGATAAATCTGCAGTCACATCTGTTGGTGTTGGTGGCAACCCGTCTTTCACTTCAAGTGCTAATGACTCTGTGCAGAGGCATACTCATGCACAGGCAGCTGCAAAACGCAGATCTAATTCTCTTCCTAAGACCCCTGCAATGAGTGGAGTTGGCTCTCCAGCAAGTGTTGGCAATATGAGCTTACCAATAAATGCGAGCAGCCCTATTGTTGGGAGTCAGACATTGGGTGATCAGACCACATTGGAAAGATTCTCGAAGATAGAAATGGTAGCTATGAG GTTTCAACTTAATTGCAAAAAGGGTAAGGTGGAGGAGTATCCCATCAGGAAGCCTAATGCATTTTCATCTCAACAGCTGATGTCTCATTTCTCAAGTGATTCAAACAATGAGAATTTGAAAGATGAAACATGTCAAATGCCACTGTCAAAGTCCCTGGTTGGTGGTAGCATGAATGTTTGCAAGACCAGGATTTTGAACTTTATTCAGACAGAGCGCATTCTTCAAG GTAATACCTTCCAAGTGGTCCAAAAGTCCAGAACTAGGATGATCATGTCTGAGAAACCATATGATGGTGCCGTTGCAATTCATATAGGGGAGATAGAGGACGCAGATTACTTGGCTGCAGAGGATTACCTTCCAACGTTGCCAAATACT CACATGGCCGATGTACTTGCAGCGCAGTATTCTTTACTG ATGACACGGGAAGGTTATCACATGGAGGATCACGTCCAACCAAAACCTGTTCGGATGAATCCTAACTCAGGGACCCAGCCCAATCCTTCGGGAATATCTCCCACTAGCGCAGCACCTGAGATGCAGCAGTTTTCTGAAGGTTTTTCCCTGCAGCAATCAAGTGATGTCGCAAAACCGAGCAACAGTGGTAATTCAACCTCATCGCAAAACCTACAAGGCATGAGGGTGCTGCCTCCAGGAGGTGCTCAGGCAATTCAAATGTCCCAAGGACTTCTACCTGGGGTTTCAGTGTCTTCGAGGCCTCAGCAACCCGAACAACTGGCGCCTATGCAACAGCAACCTCAAATGCCACAGCAGCATCCCCAGTTCCAAAGGATGCTCCCAACGAACTCGATGCAGCATCTGAATAATATAGCTCAGAATGCTAGCATGCAGCTGGGGCCTCATACGACGAACAAGTCTACAGCTCTCCAGTTTCAGATGATGCAACAACAGCAACAATCGCAACTTCTTCagccgcagcagcagcagcagttaGCAATGCAAAGAAAAATGATGCCTGGCCTTGGAAACGTCGGGATGGGAAATATTGGCAATAATATGATGGGGCTTGGAGTTAATGGCTTGGGTAATGTCATGGGAATCGGTGGGGCTAGGGGTGTGAGTGGATCGGGCATTTCTGCACCGATGGGGTCTATGTCAACCATAGGAAATATGAACCAGAACCCCATGAATCTGACTTCTGCTGCAAGTCTTACTAATGCCATTAGATCCGGGACGCTTAATCCACAGCAGCAAGCTTTCATGAAAATGAAGTTGGGAAACCAAAACAGAGCGAATTTGTTGGGAAACCCGCAGTCGAGTATTGGAGGCATACCTGGCGCTAGACAGATGCATCCAGGATCAAATCTTTCCATGCTCGGCCCTGCTGCTCTAAACCGGGCCAATATGAACCAGATGCAACGTACAGCTATGGGTCCACCAAAGGTACCGGGAATGAATCCTTACATGAACCAGCAGCAACAACAGCAACACCAGcttcagcagcagcagcagctacACTTACAGCAACAACAACAGCAGCAGCAACTACagatgcagcagcagcagcagcagcagcaacaacagCAACAGCAGATGCAGCAACAGCTGCAACAACAACTACAGCAGCACCCGCTGCCACAGCCACAGCAGCAAGAAACAACGTCACCATTGCAAGCTGTTGTTTCACCTCCACCAGTCGGATCACCTTCAAGCGTGGGGATTCCCCACCAAATGACTCAGCAACAGCAACAGCAACAGCAACAGCAACAGCAGGCCAGTCCCCAGCAAATGAGCCAGAGAACTCCGATGAGCCCACAGCTCAGTTCCGGGGCCATTCATCCGATGGGTGCTGGTAATCCAGAAGCCTGTCCAGCCAGTCCTCAGTTGAGCTCACAGACCATGGGTTCAGTCGGTAGCATCGCAAACTCTCCAATGGAGCTACAGGGTGTCAACAAAagtaactctataaataatgtataa
- the LOC121801399 gene encoding protein TIFY 10b-like, protein MWSAKDSSHGRSKGKAIETSNFAQTCNLLSQYMKQKGTLRDLNLEIGGKVESLETLVKPGSSLAATKPANTDSPVNCGISAHTAAEIPICVVEEASDKASTCKGGNSKDPKIAQLTIFYSGKVLVFDDFPADKVRDVVHVAKKSGSKMSYGITATSMERPNPVAATSSPREGLPPRPQAGKQHVGISSNPCKARVSEAGPSSSGGEEELSTTSEGSGSDLPIARRSSLHRFLEKRKDRSAVRGPYHNHQENVAHNFKAEEPFDLNNFPYQKD, encoded by the exons ATGTGGAGTGCGAAAGACTCCTCTCATGGCCGGAGTAAAGGGAAGGCGATCGAGACGTCGAATTTCGCCCAAACCTGCAATCTCCTCAGCCAGTACATGAAGCAGAAAGGTACCCTCAGAGATTTGAATCTCGAAATCGGTGGAAAAGTTGAAAGCCTCGAAACTCTAG TGAAGCCTGGATCATCTCTTGCTGCGACGAAACCTGCGAACACCGATTCACCGGTAAACTGTGGGATATCTGCGCATACGGCGGCGGAAATTCCGATTTGTGTGGTGGAAGAGGCTTCGGATAAAGCTAGCACATG CAAAGGTGGTAACAGCAAAGATCCCAAGATTGCGCAGTTGACGATCTTTTACTCAGGAAAAGTGTTGGTTTTCGATGATTTTCCGGCGGATAAGGTTCGAGACGTAGTGCACGTAGCCAAAAAGAGCGGTTCGAAGATGTCTTACGGCATCACGGCCACGAGCATGGAACGGCCGAATCCCGTGGCCGCGACGTCAAGCCCGCGCGAGGGGCTACCGCCGCGGCCGCAAGCTGGGAAGCAGCACGTTGGCATTTCGTCGAACCCCTGCAAGGCTAGAGTGAGTGAAGCTGGGCCGTCGAGCTCGGGAGGTGAAGAAGAGCTCTCGACTACCTCTGAGGGTAGTGGATCAG atTTGCCAATTGCAAGGAGATCATCACTTCATAGGTTTCTTGAGAAGAGAAAAGATAG ATCTGCTGTGAGAGGGCCATACCATAATCATCAAGAGAATGTTGCACACAATTTCAAGGCTGAAGAACCATTTGACCTAAATAACTTCCCTTATCAAAAAGATTAG
- the LOC121798013 gene encoding ankyrin repeat-containing protein NPR4-like, producing MAEKKLYEAATIGDVATLKQLLQTNQPLLELHNAIKQGQESIVAEVLKINPELALELDSKNSSSLHIAAARGNVGIAKRLMEIAPEMCWWRDSHDMNPLHVAAVKGNEAVLEEMLRLDSFAASARLHRGQTALHLCVKHRQLGTLKILVENVGDGDLVNAKDDDGETLLHFAVRTNQLEVVDYLEKSGKVERLTKNSGGKTALDVLNDSFGKASEYPEMKRILKRFSSRPIALNLPMFAEMTMVAAVLIATMAFQAAVSPPGGVWEETKFNETSGEWYIAGQAVMATVQPHKYIQFIQVNIVAFISSLVAILFLATTGSSDQWIFPVLATFSMLVSMASIGVTYGFSLILTNPNMEEFGWRTSVIISVGVFAGVMFFIFVVSSFRSGTGRMKRFFKKAAGPATCNFV from the exons atggCAGAAAAGAAACTATACGAAGCTGCAACAATTGGAGATGTAGCAACACTCAAACAACTCCTCCAAACAAATCAACCCCTTCTTGAGTTACACAATGCAATAAAGCAGGGACAAGAAAGCATCGTGGCGGAGGTGCTGAAGATCAACCCGGAGCTCGCTCTCGAGCTCGACTCCAAAAACTCGTCGTCTCTCCACATCGCGGCCGCAAGAGGGAACGTGGGGATCGCGAAGAGACTGATGGAGATAGCCCCGGAGATGTGCTGGTGGCGAGACAGCCATGATATGAACCCGCTTCATGTTGCGGCCGTCAAAGGGAATGAGGCGGTGCTGGAGGAGATGCTTCGGCTGGATTCTTTTGCGGCCTCGGCCAGGCTGCATCGCGGACAGACTGCGCTGCACCTCTGCGTGAAACATCGTCAGCTCGGGACGTTGAAGATTTTGGTGGAGAACGTGGGAGACGGAGACCTAGTGAATGCCAAGGATGATGATGGAGAGACATTGTTGCATTTTGCTGTCAGGACTAATCAACTTGag GTTGTAGACTACTTGGAGAAAAGTGGGAAAGTAGAGAGGCTGACAAAGAATTCGGGCGGCAAAACAGCGCTGGATGTGTTAAACGATAGCTTTGGAAAGGCAAGTGAATATCCAGAAATGAAAAGAATCCTGAAAAGATTTTCAAGTCGTCCAATAGCCCTAAACTTGCCGATGTTCGCGGAGATGACGATGGTGGCGGCGGTCCTGATAGCGACCATGGCGTTCCAGGCGGCCGTCAGCCCCCCTGGCGGTGTATGGGAAGAAACCAAGTTCAATGAGACGAGCGGCGAATGGTACATAGCCGGGCAGGCAGTAATGGCTACTGTACAGCCCCATAAATACATACAGTTCATTCAGGTTAACATTGTGGCGTTCATTTCGTCTCTCGTAGCAATCTTGTTCCTCGCCACCACAGGCTCCTCGGACCAGTGGATTTTCCCGGTGCTCGCGACCTTTTCGATGCTGGTGTCGATGGCATCGATCGGAGTAACTTACGGATTTTCGTTGATCTTGACGAATCCTAacatggaagaatttggatggAGAACCTCTGTTATCATATCAGTGGGGGTGTTCGCAGGAGTCATGTTTTTTATCTTTGTTGTAAGCTCTTTTAGAAGTGGGACGGGAAGAATGAAACGATTTTTCAAGAAGGCTGCTGGCCCGGCCACCTGCAACTTTGTGTAG